The region TCAGTGACATGCACATGTCCAGGGCGACCAAGCTTTGTGGACTCCCGCAGAGGAGTGCTCCATCATTACCTCACGCAAACAATTCATCGTTTTGActttcctcctcggccttgTTTCCCCATCTTCAGCCATCTCCTTGCCCGGAGGCGGGTCCGGGAGATTTCATTGGCGGCaacttggtggtggtgtaAGAGACGAAAGCTTGAGGGTACTGGGACTAGCCATCCACCGTTGACCACCCCAGGCACACAAGACACAAGACACCAAATGCGGTGGCAGCATGTACGAAGTACCAGTTGCAGGAGCCTTCCCCAAGTTGGTGGTAGTTTACAGTGGCATGATTTGCGACAATGTTTTGTTACAGTTAGCTGCATGGCACTGCGCCCGCCTTAATAATGAGAAACACCGTTGGGCAGAATATCTCCGAGGACCTCTCTTGATAACTGGAACTTACACAaactgtacagtacagtacctTTTATCTGAAACTATGCCAGAGCCCGCAGGGTCCAAGTGGGAAGATGGAGGTTTGTCTCCGTCGGCAGGTCGTAGCAGATGAACTGACgcaacacaaccaccatcaatAAGCAAATGCAAACCAATAACAACCGTGAACGGAAGCAGGTCCGAACAAAGTCCATTTAAATATCTGGAAACACATGTAATGCTCACGCTTCATTGTGTCAAACTTGAAGTAGCCAAGTTTTCGCTTCGATGTTTGTGACTTTTGTGGAGGGGATCTCCCACAGAGTTGCCCAACAGAGGCATCCAAGTGGCACAGTGCCTTTTCTGTGGTCACATCTTGACAGCCACTGAAATCAATAAGCTACTTGTTGCCCCATTCAAGCTTCCAAACGGCGGATGGGTTGATTGACGGTAACAGAAAAGGGTGTCGCTCATAAAAGGACAAACCGGCTCTCCAACCCCGTAAGCAAACCTGCAGGCCAATGCACGCCGAAACATCCCATGGCTTGGAAACTACTCGGATTTTGAAAAGCCTCTCATTCCGTTTCAAAAGAGTCAATACCAGCGCCAAAAAGCATAAGCATTGATCCAATATCGTTCAGCCCGCCGTGGCCCAGTGTTTATTGGTTTAGTTCTAGTTCCAATCAGATCAGCCTCAGTTGCATCTCCTTCGCCGACGAGCCCGGAAGGGAACAACACTGccagtacggagtaccccCCTGCTTAACGCGACCGAGTGGGTGTGTCGGCTTGGGACTCAAAGACGGGAAAGACGAGAAGCTGCACAATTACTACCAAATTACTCCGTGCAGTTATCATTGTTACTTTTGCGAAGTAAATCAATCAAACGCCCGAGCTGCCTTTCGCATTGCACAGTCCACCCACGCCTGGCAGCCCCCCTAATAAACACCGCGATATGTCCACGGCCGACTTTTTGATTGGACAGATGGCAGGGGAAAACGAGATCGACCCAGTACTGTTTGACCCTGCCCATCGATCCTTCACTAGGTCTCCTCAGGCAAACTTCTTCGACGATGGAACGACTCATACGCTGCCCTATCCGTTGTCAGGACTGCCAGGAGGACCGAAATCTCAACCTGCCCCCTTCGAAAATCAACTTGGGGGACTCAAAGGGAACCTATACCCTTTCAGCAACGGGTGCCAGTATCCTCCGACCGCATTAGACCCCGTTGTCGACACCTCTGGCGCATCTTCCAACATTAAAGGCCAAGGCACTGACTCCCAGACGCTGTCCCCTGACGACACTTCCAAGAAATCTCACAAGCCCAGCAAAAAGGCATCCAAGAAGACGACAGAAACGACGACAAAATCATCAAAACAGAAGCCCTCTGCGGAAACAAAAACAAGCACAGCCCCCAAGACACGAAAACAGCCGAAACgcgaggcagccaagtccAAAACACAACCAACCGAGGAACCGAAGGAGAAAAAATCCAGGAATCGACGCCAAAGATCCCTTGAAAGGAACCGCGTGGCCGCGTCAAAATGTCGAAAGCGAAAGAAGCAGTGGACTGATAACCTGGAGCAGAAGAAATCCGGGCTCGAATCCATCCACAACGAGCTACAGGCCGAGTATATGCAACTTTTGCAGGAGTCGTCCCAGCTTAAGAATTTCCTGATAGGCCATTCGGGATGTCAGGATCCGAACATCGATGTATGGATAAAGAACGAGGCGTCAAAGTTTGTTCGCAACCTTCACATGACAAACCGCGTAAACAGTGTTTATTCTGTTCCAAGTTTGGATGGTAAGTCGACGCCAAAGACGAACCAGAGTGGTCGAGATGTGTCTCgtccatcatccatcacgACTGACAACTCTTTAGGAAATGGTTCGACTTCACTGAATTCATCGAGTGCCAGTCCAGTGACGGGAATGTCCCAAATGTCACCGGATCTTGAAAACGAAGGCTTGGACAGCGACGAATATTCGGACGAAGGAGATGCTTTTGATGGAGATTTTGAAGATTGATAAACTCTACGATTGGACTGACCCGAAAACGGTCCAATTTGCAGCACAAAAGACAATTCAACAATCGGACTGGCGCGGCCGTCAGCCAGCAAACCTTGAATGAAAGGATACACCCCAAAGTGATTAATATCACTTGGAGCGATTTATACTGAGCGACGTCGAACGAACAAATTTTTTTTCACAGCGTAACGTGGGAGGCAGCGATGACTTTTCTAATGACTATTTGGATGTGGAATGCTATAACTGTAGCTACTAGGGCATGGACGGGGATCTTGAACAGATCAAAAATCAGCAATGTGTTTGCGTCGCAGCGTGAAAGTGTTTATAGGATGAGTCTGGCCGGGACGACGACGTACATACCATAACTTTCTTCGCTCCAAGATATATATACCACGCCACCAGAATCCAGCTGCTTTGCTGCGTGGAGATTATGGAGCTCTGTACCGCGAATTATTATTGTATTTGGTATCGAGTATGTAGGTACCTATACTATAGATCTGATTAACATAAATCATAATAGATTCCGAGACGTTATTGCGACGAACACTATTACAGCCGTGTTGGTATGTCCGAACCGTAAGGTCCGGCCAGCCTGGTGGCGTATTTTGTGTGGGTGCATAATCCCATTTCGGGCACCGTGCTACTATTCACTGATCAAAACGTCAACCTGTGATGATATTATGACTGCCTTGTATTTCTATTTCTATTTGAATTGCATTTACCGGGCGAATCCACACGATGACTCGCCCGATGGGCTTCTTTTCCAGAGGTGTATTTATACCTGGATTCGCCCTCCGGTGACCTGACTTTCTGCGGTTGCAAATATCCGCATTGTCATTTGACTTACTTTGGGTATAGGGCATCGCTGTTGTTACGACCGAGTCACGGCCTGcgatgttgacgacggccATTACGAATACGTTCTAGTTAACGGGGGGTGGTTTCGCAAGCCGGTCGATTCGATCCGAGACGGGGAATATACAGCGGTATGGGCGACTTCATGCTACAATACAGTTGAGCAGTTTATCAAACCATCGTCCGCCTTACATTGGCGGACGGTTGTGTCACAGATAAAGGTCACTCTCGACTAACGATTCACAACACGCCAATCTTCGCAACAAACTCAGCGTCGCGGTTATTGTACGATGTTTATTCGATGGGccctttttttgttttgcgATAGTTGCCCATCAAGGAAATGTTCCGGCTGTAGCGCAGCTTAGTTGACACCGCCATTATGCGAAAGGAGCCAACTCTGGACACTGACAACGATTCCCGAGGAGCATTAGCCTGTTGAAAAGCTTGGAAACTGCAAAAAACAGGTCGGGTTGTCAAAGTTATGGCGATCTAGCACAGAGTCTCTGCGCTCATTGTCTCTTTATTCCTGCAATAGGCAATCACAACATGCAATTCCCGTCATGGGAATTGGTAGGCTACAGAGAGTAGCATGGCCATCGAAGAATACATACTACAAATATCCCCTTGTTGAATACACCATGTAGTTCCTTGACAGCCCCCGAATACTTGCCGCGTAAATACGTTGCCGTCGTTTAGACtgagcagcaacaacaatcatACACTTTGGCTCGAGTGGGCGCTGCAACCACAACATCTTTTCACGCCACATTGACAGCACATTAATTCAGCTGTGTTCAGCATTGCTACATTGAGCCAAGCGTAGAGATGGAGGGCATCTGCACGGGAATAAATGAGGGGCACCGTCATCGTATTCATCGTAAACGTGAAACCCATTCACTTTCCCAGAAAAAGAGACGATCTCCCAGCTTTAGCCTGTCACGTGGCTGACGGAAGGCAACCAGCAGCCAAAATTCTTGCCAAGCAtgaattgacattgaattTGGTGTCGGGTGATGCGTAGAGTGATACTGATTCGGCAATGGATCCTTTGTCCATAGCTAGTAGCTCGGCTGCTTTGAAGGGGTCATGTTTTGAGGTATATCGCCATGAATCTCGCTCAGAAACGTTCCAATGTAACCTAAACTGACCGTGGTTCTAGCTCGTTGGATTCACCAACAGCATTGTACACGACAAGGTACCTGATGAAGACTCAACTATAGCCGGTCTGGGTTGGGATATTCACTATGTCTCGCAAGTATTGGACGATATTAACCTCAATTGGAGGACCGGCTCATCCGCACTGATGATGCACCCATCTGCCAGCTTGGGCATGTGGCCAAACATTCAACACAACTTGAACAGCACCGGAGTGACCCTAGAGGGTCTGAAAAAGGATTTATTGCCTGTTGTCACCAGCGGACGTGGTGGCGGTTTGCGAGGTGCCAGTTCCAAGGCATGGGCTTTGGGCCGGCGAGTGAAGGCGATAGCATCGAGGCGACAACGGATACAAAGTCATCACATGGCTCTGAAAGTCGGCGCAAACTTGATTAGAATGTGAGTCCAGTAATGGCAACCATAGTAGTCTTATTAGGACTTTAGGAATTATACTAACAGTTGAATAGGGGCATGGCTTTGCTGAGATTTGCGCCTCCTCATGAAATGCAACCTGCCTTGGCTGTTCTCGACATTGAGATCAGGAATCTCCAGACGGCCATAGAGAATGTAAGGCGTATATCCTGGATTGATAGCGCTGATGAAGCTGAACGGCAAGGGATGGCGGTCGTTATGGAGGGCTTGGCTGCGGCAGCTAGCTCCTTTTACTCCTTTGCGTTAAcgcctgctcctcctcttcctcctaCACAACCTTCGTGGAATTCAGCTCACCCAAATTATAACCCGGCACCTGGTCCTACGCAATCACCATGGAACCAAGCAGGTTCATACTACAACTCggcgcctcctcctccttaCACGCAGGCCGTACAGCCTGGGCCTACACAAGACGAGGGGTCAGAAGAAGAGTCGGACGACGGGAGGTATCCGACAAACTTTATCTTGGCTGCTCGAGAAAACGACGTGGCTGAGCTCCAGAGACTGGTGGCTAGGGGTGAAGATATTCTGGCAACTGGAGAACACGGGCAATCCCCTGCGttctctgctgctgccatgggGAAACTTGAGGCCCTCGAGTACCTCATCACCCACGGAGGCGACTACCAAGCTGGAAACGAATACGACTTCACACCGCTGAACGCAGCTTGTAATCATGGCCAGCCGGATGCGCTAGAAATGTTGATACGCTATGGCGCAGACTTTCGCAAACCATCGTGTGACGGACAGACTCCTTTGTACTGCGCAGCAAAGTTTGGTCACCTCCGTTCAGTCAAGattcttctcagccatggGGTTGACAAAGATTTCATTCATCCATTAGACACGCAGAATGTGTCACCTCTCAACGCGGCTGCCAGCAACGGCCACCACGACGTTGTCAAGTACCTTATCGAACAAGGTGCAGATTTCCACAAGCCCAACTACCTGGGCCAAAATCCAGTCAGAACAGCCGCGGAGGGCTGCCATGTAGAGACGGTGAAGCTTCTCATATCGTACAACGCGGACATTCGACTTCCATCCAACGACGGGAATACACCACTGCATAAGGTAGCTTCAAAGGGCAACGTTGAACTCGTGAATCTGCTCCTGGACAGGGGAGCAGTAATTGATGCGCTGACACAAAGTGGTGTAACGCCATTGTATCTCGCAGCCGACTCTGGACATGCTCCAGTAGTGAGGATACTACTGGACCGGGGAGCAAATCCCAATACCGTGGGAGAATCGCAATGGACGGCACTTAACACGGCAGCTGACGAGAACCACACCGAAGTTGTACAAATTCTCCTACAGCGAGGCGCAAACCCAAACATACCAAACAAGAATGGCTGGGGGCCGCTACACTCAGCTGCTAAAGCAGGCAACGTCGAGATTGTCAGGTTATTACTACAAGCACAAGCGAACAAAGACGCGGCCGAAACTGGCGAGGGTCACACCGCACTGTATACAGCTGCTCAAAATGGACAAAAAGAGGTTGTCAAGGCGTTGCTGGAATTTGGTGCAGATCCAAACCGGTCAAGTAAAGGGAAATGGACGCCAATTCACTCAGCCTCTGGTCGAGGATACACGGACATTGTACGAACTCTTCTAGCCTTTGGGGCAGTTGTTGCAACAGAAAACGACGATGGCATGACACCTCTGCACTCGGCATGCAGTAATGGTCATTTAGACATTGTCAGAATGTTGTTGAGAAAAGGGCCCCCTCAGTCAATCAAGAGCAAGGATGGCTGGTCTGCGATTACTTCAGCTGCTGGAAACGGGCACACTCAAGTAGTAGAAGCACTATTAGATCGGCAAGAGAACATAGAAACGCGGAACTCCAACGGCTCGACGCCATTGGGAATTGCTGCGTCTCAAGGATATGCTGACACTGTCCGAATGCTGATTGCTCGCGGGGCGAACTTCAGAGCTTCCAACGATAGCAGTTGGGTGGCTCTCCATTCAGCTGCCAAAGGCAATCATATCGAAGTTGTCAAGATTCTACTCTCAAGTGGATGCGACATGTCTATTCAGACAAGTGTGGGATGGACGCCGTTGAACATTGCCGCAAACCACGGAAGTATGAGTGTGGTGCAGTATCTGCTTTCGTGTGGCGCTAACCCAAATATCCCACAAGAAGAGGGTTGGACGCCGTTACATTGCGCATGTTACGAGAACAAGATTGACATTGTTCACGCCTTGCTACGGGCCGGCGCGAACCAGAATGTGCGAAATAATAACGGACGAACTCCGCTGGACTTGGCCATCTCCAAGGGGCATCGGGAGATTGAGCGGACTTTCCTTGAAAAGTCATTTTCGCAAATGAGGGTTTGATTTGCTCGGGACGTTGACTGACTCGTGTTGCTGACGACAGATGATACTCTTGACACGTACTGAGTCTGTCAAGCCTTGTTGTCCACGATTTAGGGAGTCTGCGTCTGCTCGATCTCGAATCAAGAGGCATGTTGGCAGAAATCGTGAGGAGCTAGGACCAAATAGAAGCTCGTGTCTTCTTATCCCTTCGCCGATATAGCTAACTCGTATCGAGAGCTCGGAGCTACATCCGTACCATATTTGAGACAGTCATAAACCAGGAAACGACGGTACTAGGCGAGATGCGACAGACGTATAGTTAGCATCACGGAATGGGATCTCACTGGATCTTCAGACGACCAAGTGCTCTTCCATACCACCGGCCgcgagtacggagtactccgtacaggTTTAACAGATAGCACACATCTCATCAGGCGGGAACTGCCGCCTATGCACTTTACCCATTGTACTCGTAGGACACAATTTGCCGGTTCGAGATTTCGCATTTCTCCATGGAGCAAGGCTGATGGTACTACACGTCTTCTAGGCACTGAAACTTGTTGAATTAACACCGGCCACAACAAAGTGTGCTTCACCTACTTCAACCAACAGAGGTTACACTGGGAGCAGTGACCGAATTAGTATGACAGAGCTCAGCCAATTATGGAGTTCCAACACCCGTCCTTGTGTTTCTTTGGATGCTCTTGTGTGATAACACTTGgtcgtactccgtacgaaGTGTTGGTTGAGAGGAGGCCGTGCGCTGGATCCTTATGGCAATTTTGGCCATGCGTTGAACTGCCGAGACTCTCAACGAGCCTTATTAGGCAGACGCGTAGAGTTCTCCTCCGGTGGATGTCTGGACGTCGAGCGGGTGGCGCCTCCGAGGTGCGACGTGTGTAACTCGGAGATGTTTGTGATGAACAACCCCAGACTAAGACCCTGACTTGTCGAATTCCGTGGGGCGGAGACAACAAGAAGGCGGAATTTTGAGATTCCGGGGTTGGGATATGCCCGATGGGATGACCTATGCAGTTTCCCATAGCAGATTTGGATCAGATGTCTATTAGCAACTACCTCATTCCATATATAACTTTTGAGGAAGCCCACTTTTAGTTTCTATTCCAAGCTGACTGCAAGTTCGTAAAATTCCACCAGAACTCGAACGACAAgtcaaacaagacaaagttATTCCTACCTCACAACAAAACTCCCCCATTCAAGAATTGCAACCACCTTGAAAACCGTAACACAATCTGCTAGGCAAATGGCAGATTTGGTGCGCGATGCG is a window of Pochonia chlamydosporia 170 chromosome 5, whole genome shotgun sequence DNA encoding:
- a CDS encoding transcription factor ATF2 (similar to Metarhizium acridum CQMa 102 XP_007815081.1), giving the protein MSTADFLIGQMAGENEIDPVLFDPAHRSFTRSPQANFFDDGTTHTLPYPLSGLPGGPKSQPAPFENQLGGLKGNLYPFSNGCQYPPTALDPVVDTSGASSNIKGQGTDSQTLSPDDTSKKSHKPSKKASKKTTETTTKSSKQKPSAETKTSTAPKTRKQPKREAAKSKTQPTEEPKEKKSRNRRQRSLERNRVAASKCRKRKKQWTDNLEQKKSGLESIHNELQAEYMQLLQESSQLKNFLIGHSGCQDPNIDVWIKNEASKFVRNLHMTNRVNSVYSVPSLDGNGSTSLNSSSASPVTGMSQMSPDLENEGLDSDEYSDEGDAFDGDFED
- a CDS encoding ankyrin repeat protein (similar to Neosartorya fischeri NRRL 181 XP_001261858.1), whose product is MDPLSIASSSAALKGSCFELVGFTNSIVHDKVPDEDSTIAGLGWDIHYVSQVLDDINLNWRTGSSALMMHPSASLGMWPNIQHNLNSTGVTLEGLKKDLLPVVTSGRGGGLRGASSKAWALGRRVKAIASRRQRIQSHHMALKVGANLIRMGMALLRFAPPHEMQPALAVLDIEIRNLQTAIENVRRISWIDSADEAERQGMAVVMEGLAAAASSFYSFALTPAPPLPPTQPSWNSAHPNYNPAPGPTQSPWNQAGSYYNSAPPPPYTQAVQPGPTQDEGSEEESDDGRYPTNFILAARENDVAELQRLVARGEDILATGEHGQSPAFSAAAMGKLEALEYLITHGGDYQAGNEYDFTPLNAACNHGQPDALEMLIRYGADFRKPSCDGQTPLYCAAKFGHLRSVKILLSHGVDKDFIHPLDTQNVSPLNAAASNGHHDVVKYLIEQGADFHKPNYLGQNPVRTAAEGCHVETVKLLISYNADIRLPSNDGNTPLHKVASKGNVELVNLLLDRGAVIDALTQSGVTPLYLAADSGHAPVVRILLDRGANPNTVGESQWTALNTAADENHTEVVQILLQRGANPNIPNKNGWGPLHSAAKAGNVEIVRLLLQAQANKDAAETGEGHTALYTAAQNGQKEVVKALLEFGADPNRSSKGKWTPIHSASGRGYTDIVRTLLAFGAVVATENDDGMTPLHSACSNGHLDIVRMLLRKGPPQSIKSKDGWSAITSAAGNGHTQVVEALLDRQENIETRNSNGSTPLGIAASQGYADTVRMLIARGANFRASNDSSWVALHSAAKGNHIEVVKILLSSGCDMSIQTSVGWTPLNIAANHGSMSVVQYLLSCGANPNIPQEEGWTPLHCACYENKIDIVHALLRAGANQNVRNNNGRTPLDLAISKGHREIERTFLEKSFSQMRV